In Uranotaenia lowii strain MFRU-FL chromosome 2, ASM2978415v1, whole genome shotgun sequence, one genomic interval encodes:
- the LOC129741843 gene encoding uncharacterized protein LOC129741843, whose product MAKNVQLKSLQRRERQIVLLMDSVERFVQNYEAERDECQIASRLEALEPVFGEFHEVRSKIEMIVFESEEKKDKELYGEAKEEAGFQREEENDKILLSFEDRFFQLKGALSKLQCSRHQPASLSESSHNHERVSMGSRVKLPEIRLPSFGGKLRDWVSFRDSFQSLIHNNEQLAPMEKFTYLRSALSGDALKEILSIELSDANYIIAWDILTERYENKKLIVKAYLDGLFSLESIRKEGYESINYLITEFEKNLMMLQKVGEDTDGWSTILAHMLYTRLDSVTLRNWETHHNSTEVPKYEDMRKFLRNYCSVLQSVAPAKEPRSNIADHKQPRGQSVCHTAFKSPNRCPFCTEPWHSPFHCQRFLRMKIAERLEAANRSRVCRNCLQLGHFASNCNRSSCRLCQQRHHTMLHATRSSVQNPSNSRPSQQSNAQPVTQRSTQVYSQQTHQQQRQHARPIVTEHPHTQTQNATHNSHNTTTQFNSPMPSTSQNYVALPAKPTANILLSTALIKIKDRHGNALIARALLDSCSQHCLMTREFSRKLKFKESPTFLSVQGIGSSQSVSTKSISAEVGPRSPKISEFQETMEFFVLPKLTLQLPTTSFDPSFMSLPDSALLADPYFHESKRIDIIIGAEYYLDLLKDERKKMSKNGPTLQNTVFGWIVSGRVVEAPSEVSHTLVCSTSDLQKQLTRFWELETCRVTSTHSIEESMCERIFKQTTMRDEAGRFVVTLPKKESVLCQLGDSMHSATKRFLALERRLDANPELKKEYAAFIHEYLDLGHMKEILESVEQERSYYMPHHAVLKPDSTTTKLRVVFDASCRTSTGISLNDALMVGPVVQDELVDIILRFRLHRYAVVADVAKMYRMVRVQESDQPLQRILWRDSSDDFIRIFQLTTVTYGTSSAPYLATRCLQELANQEAENCPIASEVLKKSFYVDDMLAGVGSVEEGKLLVREMMKVMKSAGMSLRKYVSNASEILEEVSVDLREERSVLELDSSQSTVKTLGLKWQPSSDEFQFSTIKWDEASVITKRKVLSDVARLFDPLGLVGPVVVQAKIFVQQLWKLQCDWDDKLTDDLSEQWREFRRNFVSLDSLSVPRWVGLSVSTQSVEIHGFCDASEKAYGACIYIRSVDQNGSVLVRLLTSKSRVAPLENLKQKKKKQSMPRLELSSALTLAHLYEKVQSSIKLTSAKSYFWTDSMIVKCWLASPPSRWKEFVANRVSEIQHITDGGHWNHVAGIENPADLISRGMTAAQLQYQTIWFQGPTWLQLDEQHWPKNEQSQEENVDVTMLEEKPATTATTQTTEHNEIFGLKSSYIELVRLVAWMQRCRFNSRKLNREIRKSGPLKVTELDESLKTLVRIAQQEGFAKEYADLLNNRPISNSSKIASLNPVMVDGLIRVGGRLRNAAIHESRKHPFILDHRHPFTTTVMIYYHQNLLHAGQQLLIASVRERFWPTNIGTLARAVIFKCVACFRVRPKIQEQLMADLPKHRVTQCPVFQKVGVDYCGPFYITYPQRKARPTKVFIAIYVCLVTKAVHIELAADLSTQAFLATFQRFCGRRSTPSLVMCDNAKNFVGAKRVLDEVHQLFVSKTFQDSVINYAADRGIDFQFIPARSPNFGGLWESAVKSFKTLLKRTIGSRSLVHEELQTIIVRIEAALNSRPLTALSNDPEDFEPLTPGHFLVQKQLIAPPEHDWNEVPENRLNVWQRMQQTSQQLWKKWSSMYLSDLHSRTKWTKQNDNIRVGMMVVLKEDNLPPLKWPIARIEAVHPGPDGNVRVVTVRTQSGSYDRAISKICILPINDNLQSQGQ is encoded by the coding sequence atggctaaaaacGTTCAGCTGAAGTCATTACAAAGGAGAGAGCGACAAATAGTGCTTCTAATGGATAGTGTAGAACGATTTGTGCAAAATTACGAAGCAGAACGTGATGAGTGTCAGATTGCTTCAAGGCTTGAAGCCTTGGAGCCTGTGTTTGGTGAATTTCACGAAGTGAGAAGCAAAATTGAGATGATAGTGTTTGAAAGTGAAGAGAAGAAAGACAAGGAGCTCTACGGCGAGGCAAAAGAAGAAGCTGGATTCCAGCGGGAAGAAGAAAACGACAAGATACTGCTTAGCTTTGAGGATCGTTTCTTCCAGCTAAAGGGTGCGCTTTCGAAGTTGCAGTGCAGCCGGCATCAACCTGCAAGCTTGAGCGAGTCTTCTCACAATCATGAGCGTGTGTCCATGGGATCGAGAGTGAAGCTGCCAGAGATTCGATTGCCCAGTTTTGGTGGAAAGCTTCGCGATTGGGTTTCGTTCCGCGATAGCTTCCAGAGCCTAATCCACAACAACGAGCAACTCGCACCCATGGAGAAGTTTACCTATCTGAGGTCAGCTCTCTCCGGCGATGCACTGAAGGAGATACTCTCTATTGAGCTGTCAGATGCTAATTACATCATAGCTTGGGACATTCTGACGGAGCGGTATGAGAACAAAAAACTCATAGTGAAGGCATACTTAGACGGATTGTTTTCGTTGGAATCGATCAGGAAAGAAGGTTATGAAAGCATCAACTACCTCATAACTGAGTTTGAGAAAAACCTAATGATGCTGCAAAAGGTTGGCGAGGATACCGATGGTTGGAGCACCATACTAGCGCATATGCTCTACACCAGGCTAGACTCTGTCACTCTGAGAAATTGGGAAACTCATCACAACAGCACAGAAGTGCCAAAATACGAGGACATGAGGAAGTTCCTACGCAACTACTGTTCCGTTCTGCAGTCAGTCGCTCCTGCCAAAGAACCCCGCTCCAATATCGCCGATCACAAGCAGCCTAGAGGTCAGTCAGTATGCCATACAGCGTTTAAGTCACCCAATCGATGTCCATTTTGCACCGAACCATGGCATTCGCCCTTCCACTGCCAAAGATTCCTTCGAATGAAAATTGCAGAACGCCTTGAAGCCGCCAATCGAAGTAGAGTCTGCCGAAATTGTCTGCAGCTGGGACATTTCGCATCGAATTGCAATCGTAGCAGTTGTCGGTTGTGTCAACAAAGGCATCACACTATGCTGCATGCTACGCGATCCTCCGTTCAAAATCCGTCGAATTCGAGACCCAGTCAACAGTCAAATGCACAACCTGTTACCCAAAGAAGCACCCAAGTTTATTCACAGCAAACTCACCAACAGCAAAGACAACACGCCAGACCAATAGTTACGGAACACCCACACACTCAAACACAAAATGCAACACACAATTCACACAACACAACCACACAATTCAATTCTCCCATGCCAAGCACAAGCCAAAATTACGTCGCACTTCCTGCTAAACCTACAGCAAATATTTTGCTTTCTACCGCACTTATCAAGATTAAGGACCGTCACGGTAATGCTCTGATTGCTAGAGCATTGTTGGATTCCTGCTCGCAACATTGCCTCATGACTCGAGAGTTTTCCAGAAAGCTGAAGTTCAAAGAATCGCCAACGTTTTTGTCAGTCCAGGGTATCGGTTCGTCTCAGTCAGTTTCGACGAAGAGCATAAGTGCTGAAGTTGGTCCACGATCGCCGAAAATCTCTGAATTCCAAGAAACTATGGAGTTTTTCGTGTTGCCAAAACTTACCCTTCAACTCCCTACGACATCGTTTGATCCCTCGTTTATGTCGCTTCCCGATTCCGCTTTGCTAGCTGATCCTTACTTCCACGAATCAAAGCGGATCGATATCATAATCGGTGCCGAATATTATTTGGACTTGTTGAAGGATGAACGtaagaaaatgtcgaaaaacgGTCCCACGCTTCAGAATACAGTTTTTGGTTGGATTGTGTCAGGTCGAGTGGTAGAAGCTCCATCAGAAGTGTCGCACACCTTAGTCTGTTCTACAAGCGACTTACAAAAGCAGCTCACGAGATTCTGGGAGCTAGAAACATGTCGTGTCACTAGCACTCATTCCATTGAGGAGTCGATGTGCGAGAGGATTTTTAAGCAAACCACAATGAGAGATGAAGCAGGACGTTTTGTTGTTACCCTACCGAAGAAAGAGTCAGTTTTGTGTCAGTTAGGCGATTCGATGCACTCAGCTACTAAACGTTTTCTAGCATTGGAAAGGCGTCTGGATGCTAATCCAGAGTTGAAGAAGGAGTATGCAGCTTTCATCCACGAATATCTCGATCTTGGTCATATGAAAGAGATTTTAGAAAGCGTTGAACAAGAACGAAGTTATTACATGCCTCACCATGCTGTCCTGAAGCCCGACAGTACCACTACAAAGTTAAGAGTCGTTTTCGACGCGTCTTGTCGAACATCAACCGGAATTTCGCTCAACGATGCGTTAATGGTCGGACCTGTGGTACAAGATGAACTGGTGGACATTATTCTGCGATTCCGGCTTCATCGATATGCCGTCGTTGCAGATGTAGCTAAAATGTATCGAATGGTTAGAGTTCAAGAGTCAGATCAACCTCTTCAGAGAATCCTATGGCGTGATTCTAGTGATGATTTCATACGTATTTTCCAACTTACAACCGTGACGTATGGTACATCATCAGCACCGTATTTAGCGACAAGATGTTTGCAAGAGTTGGCTAATCAAGAAGCCGAAAATTGTCCGATTGCGTCAGAAGTGCTTAAGAAATCATTTTACGTTGATGATATGCTCGCAGGAGTTGGGTCTGTTGAAGAAGGCAAGCTTCTTGTGAGAGAAATGATGAAGGTTATGAAGTCAGCTGGAATGTCATTACGAAAGTATGTGTCGAATGCGTCCGAAATCCTTGAAGAAGTGTCAGTTGATCTTCGAGAAGAAAGATCAGTGTTAGAACTTGATTCCTCCCAATCTACAGTTAAGACACTAGGCTTGAAGTGGCAGCCTAGCTCAGATGAATTTCAGTTCAGCACCATTAAGTGGGATGAAGCGTCAGTAATAACCAAGAGAAAGGTTTTGTCAGATGTTGCAAGATTGTTTGATCCCCTGGGTCTAGTCGGACCAGTCGTGGTCCAAGCCAAGATATTTGTTCAGCAGTTGTGGAAATTACAGTGCGATTGGGATGATAAGCTTACCGATGATCTCTCAGAGCAATGGAGAGAGTTCCGCAGAAATTTTGTCAGTCTAGATAGTTTGTCAGTTCCTAGATGGGTCGGTTTATCTGTCAGTACTCAGTCAGTTGAAATACATGGGTTTTGCGATGCGTCAGAGAAGGCGTATGGAGCATGTATTTACATAAGGTCAGTCGATCAGAATGGGTCAGTTTTAGTCCGTCTTTTAACGTCAAAATCCCGAGTTGCTCCTCTTGAGAACTTGAAGCAGAAGAAAAAGAAGCAATCTATGCCCCGTTTGGAGCTTTCTTCTGCCCTTACACTAGCGCATTTGTACGAAAAGGTTCAGAGTAGCATCAAGTTGACGTCAGCAAAATCGTACTTTTGGACGGACTCCATGATAGTGAAGTGTTGGTTAGCATCTCCACCTTCTCGATGGAAAGAGTTCGTAGCTAATCGTGTGTCTGAGATTCAACACATCACCGATGGAGGACACTGGAATCATGTGGCAGGAATTGAGAATCCTGCTGACCTTATTTCTCGAGGAATGACTGCAGCTCAACTACAGTACCAAACGATATGGTTTCAGGGTCCTACATGGCTTCAACTTGATGAGCAACATTGGCCAAAGAACGAGCAGAGCCAGGAGGAAAACGTAGACGTTACGATGTTGGAAGAGAAACCAGCTACTACTGCAACAACACAGACGACCGAGCACAACGAGATTTTTGGTTTAAAGTCCTCTTACATCGAACTTGTCCGTCTCGTAGCTTGGATGCAACGTTGTCGTTTCAATTCTAGAAAGCTGAATAGAGAAATTCGAAAAAGTGGTCCCCTCAAAGTTACCGAGTTAGACGAATCGCTTAAAACACTCGTGCGCATAGCTCAACAAGAAGGTTTTGCCAAAGAATATGCTGACTTGTTGAACAATCGTCCGATATCAAATTCATCGAAAATCGCATCCTTGAATCCTGTAATGGTAGATGGTTTGATTAGAGTTGGAGGTCGACTACGTAACGCTGCAATCCATGAATCCCGAAAGCATCCATTCATACTCGATCATCGACATCCGTTCACGACAACTGTGATGATATACTACCACCAGAACCTGCTGCACGCTGGTCAACAGCTGTTGATAGCATCTGTTCGAGAACGATTCTGGCCAACGAACATTGGGACACTTGCTCGAGCAGTCATTTTCAAATGTGTAGCATGCTTTCGCGTTAGGCCGAAAATCCAAGAGCAACTTATGGCGGATTTACCTAAGCACAGAGTCACACAATGTCCAGTATTCCAAAAGGTCGGAGTAGATTACTGTGGACCTTTTTACATAACCTATCCTCAGCGCAAGGCTCGACCCACGAAAGTCTTCATCGCAATCTATGTCTGCCTGGTGACTAAAGCAGTTCACATAGAGTTAGCAGCAGATTTGTCCACACAAGCATTCTTGGCCACATTCCAAAGATTTTGTGGTCGTCGAAGCACTCCAAGTCTAGTAATGTGCGATAACGCAAAGAATTTCGTCGGCGCAAAACGAGTTTTGGACGAAGTACATCAGCTTTTTGTCAGTAAAACGTTTCAGGACTCTGTGATAAACTACGCTGCAGATCGAGGAATTGACTTCCAGTTCATTCCTGCTCGTTCTCCAAACTTTGGCGGCCTGTGGGAGTCGGCTGTGAAGTCGTTTAAGACTCTACTGAAAAGAACTATTGGTTCACGTTCGCTGGTACATGAAGAATTACAAACCATAATTGTACGTATTGAAGCTGCTTTGAATTCGCGTCCTCTCACAGCCCTGAGTAATGATCCTGAGGATTTTGAGCCACTCACCCCTGGTCATTTTTTAGTTCAGAAACAGTTAATCGCACCCCCAGAACATGATTGGAATGAAGTTCCAGAAAACCGTTTGAATGTCTGGCAAAGAATGCAACAAACGTCACAACAACTGTGGAAAAAGTGGTCATCAATGTACCTATCAGATCTCCACAGTCGAACTAAATGGACCAAGCAAAACGACAATATCAGAGTTGGCATGATGGTTGTCCTAAAAGAGGATAATCTTCCACCATTAAAATGGCCAATAGCGAGAATCGAAGCAGTACATCCTGGACCAGATGGCAACGTTCGTGTCGTCACTGTGCGCACACAGTCTGGATCGTATGATAGAGCAAtctccaaaatttgtattttacctATCAACGATAATCTACAATCACAAGGTCAATAA